In Thermospira aquatica, the following proteins share a genomic window:
- the accC gene encoding acetyl-CoA carboxylase biotin carboxylase subunit, whose amino-acid sequence MINKILVTNRGEIAVRVIRAAKELGLKTVAIHSEVDKDSLHTKLADQDVCIGPALSKDSYLNIPAIISAAEITGADAVHPGYGFLSENSKFARICADHNLVFIGPSGDVMDKLGDKATARKTMSEAGVPITPGTGIIKDVAEALKFAHEVGYPVIVKATAGGGGKGMRVAWSDDELSSIFPIAQAEAQTAFGNPDVYVEKYLQNPRHIEIQFIADKHGNVAALFERDCSIQRRHQKLIEEAPSPALPEEIREKMVEAVRRGAAHAGYFGAGTMEFLYDEEAKQFYFMEVNARIQVEHPVTELITGVDLVKEQIRVAMGEKLSFTQEDLKIYGHAIECRINAEDPYMNFMPVPGKIVDLHFPGGPGIRIDSHIYAGYEIPKYYDSLVAKVLAWGRNREEAIARMRRLLDELRIEGIKTTAPFHRQMMDHPDFIRGAYSTKFMENFKMK is encoded by the coding sequence ATGATAAATAAAATTCTTGTTACGAATCGTGGAGAGATAGCCGTACGAGTGATTCGCGCAGCCAAAGAGCTGGGATTAAAGACGGTAGCGATTCACTCTGAAGTAGACAAAGACTCCCTTCACACGAAGCTGGCTGATCAGGATGTATGTATAGGACCAGCTCTTTCGAAGGATTCATATCTTAATATTCCAGCAATTATCAGTGCTGCTGAGATTACAGGAGCGGATGCTGTTCATCCAGGTTATGGTTTTCTTTCGGAAAACTCCAAGTTTGCCCGGATTTGTGCTGATCATAATCTTGTTTTTATTGGTCCCTCCGGCGATGTGATGGACAAGCTTGGAGATAAAGCTACAGCACGGAAAACGATGAGTGAGGCAGGGGTTCCAATTACCCCCGGAACAGGAATTATCAAAGACGTCGCTGAGGCTTTGAAGTTTGCTCATGAGGTGGGATATCCTGTTATTGTGAAAGCCACAGCAGGTGGTGGTGGTAAGGGTATGCGTGTAGCCTGGTCAGACGATGAACTTTCAAGTATTTTTCCCATTGCTCAGGCTGAGGCTCAAACTGCTTTTGGTAATCCTGATGTGTATGTAGAGAAATATCTCCAGAACCCCCGACATATTGAGATTCAGTTCATTGCTGATAAACATGGAAATGTTGCAGCCTTGTTTGAGAGAGATTGTTCTATCCAGAGACGTCATCAGAAACTTATTGAGGAAGCTCCAAGTCCTGCTTTACCAGAAGAGATTCGAGAAAAGATGGTAGAAGCAGTTCGCCGTGGAGCAGCTCATGCTGGCTATTTTGGTGCTGGAACGATGGAGTTTCTCTACGATGAAGAGGCAAAACAGTTTTACTTTATGGAGGTGAATGCCCGTATCCAGGTGGAACATCCGGTTACGGAGCTGATTACAGGGGTAGATCTGGTGAAAGAACAGATACGTGTGGCCATGGGAGAGAAACTCTCCTTTACCCAGGAGGATTTAAAGATCTATGGTCATGCCATTGAATGTCGTATCAATGCTGAAGATCCATACATGAACTTTATGCCAGTACCTGGCAAGATTGTGGATCTTCACTTCCCTGGTGGGCCTGGTATCCGTATCGATAGTCATATCTATGCAGGCTACGAGATACCCAAGTACTATGATTCTCTGGTGGCCAAGGTTCTTGCCTGGGGAAGAAATCGTGAAGAGGCTATTGCGAGAATGCGTCGTTTGCTCGATGAATTGCGTATTGAGGGGATTAAGACCACGGCTCCTTTTCATCGGCAAATGATGGATCACCCTGATTTTATTCGAGGAGCGTATTCCACCAAATTCATGGAAAACTTTAAAATGAAATAA
- a CDS encoding class II fructose-bisphosphate aldolase — translation MVSYKELGFVNTRKMFEVAMKEGFAVPAYNFNNMEQLQAIVSACLESQSPVILQVSKGAREYADQTLLQYMGKGAVEMMRRMAKEKGLGEIPIALHLDHGDSYELCVSCIESGFSSVMIDGSHLSYEENVALTKKVVEYAHKYDVTVEGELGVLAGVEDEVSAEHHVYTDPDQVEDFVKKTGVDSLAIAIGTSHGAYKFKPGQKPEIRLDILKEIERRIPGFPIVLHGSSSVPQDAVETINKYGGQLKDSIGIPEEQLRAAARSAVCKINIDSDGRLVMTAKIREIFATKPAEFDPRKYLGPARDALKKMYMEKNEKVLGSAGKAPLIMAELNK, via the coding sequence ATGGTAAGTTACAAAGAACTTGGTTTTGTGAATACGCGGAAAATGTTTGAAGTTGCCATGAAAGAAGGTTTCGCTGTTCCTGCTTACAATTTTAACAACATGGAACAGCTTCAAGCCATCGTTTCTGCGTGTCTGGAATCACAGTCCCCTGTGATTCTCCAGGTATCAAAAGGTGCCCGTGAGTATGCTGATCAAACCCTGCTCCAGTACATGGGCAAAGGTGCGGTAGAGATGATGCGTCGTATGGCCAAGGAAAAAGGTCTGGGTGAAATCCCTATAGCTCTCCATCTTGACCACGGCGATAGCTATGAACTCTGTGTTTCCTGTATTGAAAGTGGTTTTTCCTCTGTGATGATCGATGGTTCCCATCTCTCCTATGAAGAGAATGTAGCCCTCACCAAAAAGGTTGTGGAATACGCCCACAAGTACGACGTCACTGTTGAAGGAGAGCTCGGGGTCCTTGCCGGTGTAGAAGATGAGGTTTCTGCAGAGCATCACGTCTACACCGATCCCGATCAGGTAGAAGATTTTGTCAAGAAAACCGGTGTAGATTCTCTCGCTATCGCTATCGGAACATCCCATGGCGCCTACAAGTTCAAGCCTGGCCAGAAACCTGAAATCCGCCTTGACATTCTCAAGGAAATCGAAAGAAGAATTCCTGGTTTCCCCATTGTACTTCATGGCTCTTCTTCCGTTCCACAGGATGCCGTAGAAACCATCAACAAGTATGGCGGTCAGCTCAAAGATTCTATCGGTATCCCCGAAGAACAGCTGCGGGCTGCTGCACGTTCTGCTGTATGTAAGATCAACATCGATTCTGATGGCCGTCTGGTCATGACTGCTAAGATCCGTGAAATCTTTGCCACCAAACCTGCTGAATTTGATCCCCGTAAATACCTTGGGCCAGCTCGTGATGCCCTCAAGAAAATGTACATGGAGAAAAACGAAAAGGTTCTCGGCTCGGCAGGAAAGGCACCACTCATCATGGCTGAACTCAACAAGTAA
- a CDS encoding acetyl-CoA carboxylase biotin carboxyl carrier protein — translation MFSIKDLKELYTLFEDVDVGEIEFQQGELKVRMVSGGSKQKPAPVVTAQAPAPASQTPAAQSTSESSVPESSIKDVTSKWVGIFTRLNPKTKEAYVKLRDVVKKGDVIAHVRVLGHLQDVVCEFDGKVKEILVEEGQPVEYGQPLFRIEA, via the coding sequence ATGTTTTCTATCAAAGATTTGAAAGAATTGTATACCCTCTTTGAGGATGTTGATGTTGGTGAGATAGAGTTTCAGCAGGGGGAGCTCAAAGTACGTATGGTAAGTGGTGGCTCAAAACAGAAACCTGCTCCTGTTGTGACAGCCCAGGCTCCAGCTCCTGCTTCACAGACTCCTGCTGCTCAATCAACCTCGGAATCTTCTGTTCCAGAATCCTCTATCAAAGATGTGACATCGAAATGGGTTGGTATCTTTACACGGTTGAATCCTAAAACCAAAGAAGCTTATGTGAAACTTCGCGACGTGGTGAAAAAAGGAGATGTGATTGCTCATGTCCGTGTATTGGGACACCTTCAGGACGTGGTTTGTGAGTTTGATGGTAAAGTAAAAGAAATCTTGGTAGAGGAGGGGCAGCCAGTAGAGTATGGACAACCTCTTTTCCGGATTGAGGCATAA
- a CDS encoding M24 family metallopeptidase: MFDFSGRIQKVQKTLLTGDALWISQKEEVFYLSGFTGDDTVLVVMKDRLFFITDKRYTEQLRYEVSIPYELLLVESGRGRRECLLQLIKDHRIERLFVDKASFPLALYEYLVRQVPSLELSETRVVKDMRMVKDAVEIEVMKQNLMITEWGYAYIIRKTKPGKKEEELATELEYFLKKKGAKAFSFEPIVASGYRTTLPHGTASSRVIEKGEVVMFDFGILKNGYCSDFTRCFSPFKIKKPKILEIRRIVEQALRAAEEVVKPGVTAETVHQAAYRVIADAGYAENFWHSTGHGVGVEIHEDPYLRFGNTQILQEGMIFTVEPGIYLPDEGFGIRLEDMVLVRKNGAEVLTQTDYKL, encoded by the coding sequence ATGTTTGACTTTTCCGGGAGGATTCAAAAGGTTCAGAAAACACTGCTGACGGGTGATGCCCTCTGGATATCTCAGAAGGAAGAGGTTTTCTATCTTTCTGGGTTTACAGGGGATGATACGGTCCTTGTGGTGATGAAAGACAGGCTTTTTTTCATCACTGATAAACGGTATACCGAGCAACTCCGCTATGAGGTTTCGATTCCCTATGAGCTTTTGCTTGTGGAGAGTGGGAGAGGGCGTAGAGAATGCCTTCTTCAATTGATAAAAGATCATCGGATCGAGCGTCTTTTTGTAGATAAGGCCAGCTTTCCCTTGGCTCTGTATGAATACCTGGTACGACAGGTGCCTTCGCTTGAGCTGAGTGAGACACGTGTGGTAAAAGACATGCGGATGGTGAAGGATGCTGTTGAGATCGAGGTGATGAAGCAGAATCTGATGATCACAGAGTGGGGATATGCTTACATTATCCGGAAGACAAAGCCAGGGAAAAAAGAAGAAGAACTGGCAACTGAACTGGAGTATTTCTTGAAAAAAAAGGGGGCCAAAGCCTTTTCCTTTGAGCCTATTGTGGCTTCTGGCTACCGTACCACACTTCCCCATGGGACGGCATCAAGCCGTGTTATCGAGAAGGGAGAGGTGGTCATGTTTGATTTTGGAATTTTGAAGAATGGATACTGTTCTGACTTTACAAGATGTTTTTCTCCCTTTAAAATAAAGAAACCAAAAATCCTCGAGATTCGCCGTATTGTTGAACAGGCTTTACGGGCAGCGGAGGAAGTTGTAAAGCCGGGAGTAACGGCAGAAACCGTTCATCAAGCTGCTTATCGCGTTATAGCTGATGCGGGGTATGCAGAGAACTTCTGGCATTCTACCGGTCACGGTGTTGGGGTAGAGATTCACGAGGACCCTTACCTGAGGTTTGGTAATACTCAGATTCTTCAGGAAGGGATGATTTTTACCGTTGAGCCGGGGATTTATCTCCCTGATGAGGGATTTGGTATCCGACTTGAGGATATGGTGCTGGTTCGCAAGAACGGTGCCGAGGTGTTGACACAAACAGACTATAAATTGTAG
- a CDS encoding TlyA family RNA methyltransferase, with amino-acid sequence MAKPKQRLDLLLVDKGFYPSRQKAQAAILAGEVLVNDVPITKAGTLIDPDENIRIKESSPYVSRGAWKLLHALETFKLSPKDQVAIDIGASTGGFTQVLLEKGAKLVYAIDSGTNQLDWKLRSDPRVICRENTNARYLKPEDFDPKPSFATIDVSFISITKILPALIKVLEPDFTIICLIKPQFEVGSAYVGAKGFVEPKHHHLAWESVLACASELSLHNTDIIPSPITGQKSGNQEYLVAFFSQPTRRNP; translated from the coding sequence ATGGCAAAACCAAAGCAAAGACTTGATCTTCTTCTCGTCGACAAAGGTTTTTATCCCTCAAGACAAAAGGCGCAAGCTGCCATTCTGGCAGGAGAAGTTCTTGTTAATGATGTTCCCATAACAAAAGCTGGAACTCTTATTGACCCTGACGAGAACATCCGTATCAAAGAAAGCTCTCCCTACGTAAGTCGAGGAGCTTGGAAACTTCTTCACGCTCTTGAGACATTTAAACTTTCTCCAAAAGATCAGGTGGCCATCGATATAGGTGCCTCTACTGGAGGTTTTACCCAGGTCCTACTGGAAAAAGGAGCTAAACTCGTGTATGCCATTGATAGTGGAACCAACCAACTTGACTGGAAACTCCGCAGTGACCCCCGTGTCATATGCCGGGAAAACACCAATGCCCGTTATCTTAAACCAGAAGACTTCGACCCAAAACCAAGCTTTGCCACTATCGATGTCTCCTTCATCTCCATAACCAAAATCCTCCCTGCCCTCATCAAGGTTCTTGAACCAGACTTCACCATTATCTGTCTCATCAAACCCCAGTTTGAAGTCGGTTCAGCCTATGTTGGTGCAAAAGGATTCGTTGAACCCAAACACCATCATCTTGCCTGGGAAAGTGTGCTTGCCTGTGCCAGTGAGCTCTCCCTTCACAATACGGATATCATTCCCTCCCCTATTACAGGACAAAAAAGCGGCAACCAAGAATACCTTGTTGCCTTCTTCTCACAACCAACAAGGAGAAATCCATGA
- a CDS encoding Asp23/Gls24 family envelope stress response protein — protein sequence MEKYVITKAAVVDLIAWIVREFGVVKFPEKKKSLWISFGGFRQVDVRMEIVVKSGLNIPETVEKFRAKLAASLEKLAGLNVRESTIIVRGLYDESVEN from the coding sequence ATGGAAAAGTATGTCATTACTAAAGCAGCTGTTGTTGATCTTATCGCCTGGATTGTAAGAGAGTTTGGGGTTGTTAAATTTCCCGAGAAAAAGAAGTCTCTCTGGATTTCTTTTGGTGGTTTTCGGCAGGTTGATGTCCGTATGGAGATTGTGGTAAAAAGTGGTCTCAATATCCCGGAAACGGTCGAAAAGTTTCGAGCAAAATTAGCGGCTTCTTTAGAGAAACTGGCCGGGCTGAACGTTCGAGAGAGTACAATAATTGTGAGAGGTTTGTATGATGAATCAGTCGAGAACTAA
- a CDS encoding MBL fold metallo-hydrolase, with protein MEIGSFGSGSKQNCFYLTHEDEFWVIDLGIPYRRLKRYLEHFRLDVAALSGVWITHDHDDHVRGIKQLASQTQVPIYVHPETGRYLHLGHRSTLIEPYKTYHFSYFSFFPFPLQHDAVFHLGYLIKTPAGILLYASDVGQIDNHLLYYARRAQIIAIEANYDEEMLRNSWYPPHLKARIRGGKGHLSNLQSRDFLSRVISSHTEKVILLHLSENNNTKELVQETIIYPLQKRFPHVQFFISDRDEWMIYR; from the coding sequence ATGGAGATCGGATCGTTTGGCAGTGGAAGCAAACAAAATTGTTTTTATCTCACTCATGAAGATGAGTTCTGGGTTATTGATCTGGGGATACCGTATAGACGACTGAAACGCTATCTGGAGCATTTTCGGCTGGATGTTGCCGCGTTAAGTGGGGTATGGATTACCCACGATCATGATGATCATGTGCGGGGGATCAAGCAGCTTGCCAGTCAGACGCAGGTTCCTATCTATGTTCATCCGGAAACGGGGCGTTATCTTCATCTCGGGCATCGTTCTACTCTTATTGAACCTTATAAAACCTACCATTTTTCTTATTTTTCTTTTTTCCCTTTTCCCCTCCAGCATGATGCGGTGTTTCATCTTGGGTATTTGATCAAAACACCGGCAGGCATTCTTCTCTATGCGAGTGATGTGGGACAAATTGACAATCATTTACTGTATTATGCCAGGAGAGCCCAGATCATTGCTATTGAGGCAAACTATGATGAAGAGATGCTCCGGAATTCCTGGTATCCTCCCCATCTTAAGGCACGGATTCGTGGGGGAAAAGGACATCTTTCCAACCTGCAAAGTAGAGATTTTCTTTCTAGAGTCATATCTTCGCATACTGAAAAGGTGATCCTCCTTCATTTAAGTGAAAACAATAATACAAAAGAGCTTGTCCAGGAAACAATTATTTATCCCCTTCAAAAGCGTTTTCCTCATGTGCAGTTTTTTATCTCTGATAGGGATGAATGGATGATTTATAGGTAG
- a CDS encoding Asp23/Gls24 family envelope stress response protein codes for MMNQSRTKLVVILIQAIWLVVTLSGLVFLLIGVRLSEVPIENAIHFTTGMTPSVFLAVFGWLLVLVGLVTGSWWYYEFFLIHTLYVRTPYGELEIHKAALQSYLEQQLSLLSEVVSCDVYVSVVKRKFVNLDVRVKLSHEKSCREYAEKLQQEILQMLLSTFGVKDIRRFHLQVNAFFGGETKKAVTYR; via the coding sequence ATGATGAATCAGTCGAGAACTAAATTAGTGGTTATTCTTATTCAGGCTATTTGGTTGGTAGTGACATTGAGTGGATTGGTATTTCTTTTGATTGGTGTAAGGCTTTCTGAAGTGCCGATCGAGAATGCTATTCATTTCACAACAGGCATGACTCCTTCGGTTTTTCTTGCTGTTTTTGGTTGGTTGTTGGTGTTGGTGGGTTTGGTGACGGGAAGTTGGTGGTACTATGAGTTTTTCTTAATCCATACTCTCTACGTTCGAACACCATATGGGGAGTTAGAGATTCACAAAGCGGCACTTCAGTCGTACCTGGAGCAGCAACTTTCTCTTCTCTCTGAGGTAGTATCTTGTGATGTGTATGTTTCTGTTGTGAAGCGAAAGTTTGTCAATCTTGATGTGAGGGTGAAATTGTCTCATGAAAAGTCATGCCGGGAGTATGCGGAGAAATTACAACAAGAGATTTTGCAAATGCTTTTGTCAACTTTTGGAGTGAAGGATATCCGGAGATTTCATCTTCAAGTGAATGCCTTTTTTGGGGGAGAGACAAAAAAGGCTGTGACTTACAGGTAA
- the trpA gene encoding tryptophan synthase subunit alpha has translation MHRLDFSHKNLLVYLTAGIPSLDFLQEAILKLQTMVDAIEIGVPYSDPVADGPIIARASQLALEKGVNLDHIFSSLKEIASEVKIPLYLMSYYAPIYADGKESFIDKALQSGVSGAIIPDLNVDEGRDFYTMLSQNGLDPVLLVFPNTKSERVKEIASVAGDFLYYVNFFGTTGERKDASAFSLDHLRDVKKWSSKPVCAGFGVSDREGYERLIKVADGVIIGSAVMRRVLEALNPQDALDHVTAFVQGIRG, from the coding sequence ATGCATAGGCTGGATTTTTCTCATAAAAATCTTTTAGTTTATTTAACGGCGGGGATACCTTCCCTTGATTTTTTGCAGGAGGCGATTCTGAAGCTTCAGACGATGGTGGACGCTATAGAGATCGGCGTGCCGTACAGTGATCCTGTTGCAGATGGACCTATCATAGCCCGGGCTTCACAGCTTGCCCTTGAAAAAGGGGTAAATCTAGATCATATTTTTTCCTCTTTGAAAGAGATTGCTTCAGAGGTAAAGATTCCCCTCTATTTGATGAGTTATTATGCTCCGATTTATGCTGATGGGAAAGAAAGTTTTATTGATAAAGCTCTCCAGAGTGGGGTGTCAGGAGCGATTATTCCCGATCTCAATGTAGATGAAGGGAGAGATTTTTATACCATGCTTTCCCAGAATGGACTCGATCCCGTCCTTCTCGTATTTCCAAATACAAAATCAGAGAGGGTGAAAGAGATTGCGTCGGTAGCGGGGGATTTTCTCTACTATGTGAACTTTTTTGGAACGACGGGGGAGCGGAAAGATGCTTCCGCGTTTTCCCTCGATCATCTGAGGGATGTCAAGAAGTGGTCTAGCAAGCCGGTTTGCGCGGGATTTGGGGTATCGGATAGGGAGGGGTACGAGAGACTTATAAAAGTTGCTGATGGTGTCATCATTGGTTCTGCAGTGATGCGACGTGTTCTCGAGGCTTTAAACCCTCAAGATGCTCTTGATCATGTTACGGCTTTTGTTCAGGGGATACGTGGGTAA
- the efp gene encoding elongation factor P, producing MISSNDLRKGTVIRLDGELYKVIWFQHHKPGKGGAVVRTKLKNLLRDAVVEKTFRAGEDLEDVMIETRPAQLLYKEGQEYVFMDTETYEQFHVPEEVVDEASKYLKNEMICDLSFYDGQVISVEPPMFVELEIVETDPGLRGDTVSGGSKPATLETGAVVQVPLFVQVGEKIRVDTRDDRYIERVK from the coding sequence ATGATTTCTTCAAATGACCTTCGTAAAGGAACGGTGATCAGACTGGATGGAGAACTTTACAAAGTGATCTGGTTCCAGCATCACAAACCAGGGAAAGGTGGTGCGGTTGTAAGGACGAAACTCAAAAACCTTTTACGAGATGCTGTGGTAGAAAAGACTTTTCGTGCAGGAGAAGATCTTGAGGATGTGATGATCGAAACGAGACCGGCTCAACTTCTTTACAAAGAGGGGCAAGAGTATGTTTTTATGGATACGGAAACCTACGAGCAGTTTCATGTCCCTGAAGAAGTTGTTGATGAAGCATCAAAATATTTGAAAAACGAGATGATCTGTGATCTTTCTTTTTACGATGGTCAGGTTATCTCGGTAGAGCCCCCGATGTTCGTCGAGCTTGAGATTGTGGAGACCGATCCCGGTCTTCGTGGTGATACGGTAAGCGGTGGTTCCAAGCCTGCTACCCTGGAAACGGGGGCGGTAGTGCAGGTGCCTCTGTTTGTGCAGGTTGGTGAGAAGATACGTGTTGATACTCGTGATGATCGTTACATTGAAAGGGTGAAGTAA